The window TGCAGCCATCTTTCAGGTCGTATAGCGAGCATCTTGAGGTGGTCTCCAGAAGGTACTTGCAGAGCTACAAGTGGAGAGATAGCAGTACCAAGAATGAAGTCAGAGGGAAACTGAGGGATCACGCACTAGGAGTGATAGTAAGGTACGGGATAGCGTAATATTTAATAATCCTTGTCGTTCTCAACGTACATTCTACTGAGCTACTAGGTCATGGCTAGTATATGAGATGCTGGCTGGTATGACTATTTAGAACACATTTTACTCTGCTGCAGCCCAGACATCCAGGTGGGGACACCACTGATAGACATTGTGGAGAAGGTACTTGAGTCCAAGGCTAAAGAGCTACTGCCCAAGATCTCAGAATCTGTCGAGTTCTTGTGTGAGGCCAGAGCCAAGCAACTAGTGGAGGCTCAAGCAGCTAAAGAAGCTCAAGAAGCTCAAGAAACTATCATATTACCCATTACAGCTCCTTTGGTTGCCAATACACCAAAGTCAGACTATGTTGACCTCTCTCTACCAATAGACCTCCCTGGACTAAACACTCCACCACCTGCTAAACCTGTCAAGCCTCAGGGGGTGGCCGGAAAGCAAGAGAACAAGCCCAAGGCTATAAAGAAGGGAACAATAGACCCACAGAAAGCAAAGGCCAAACCATTATCTGGTTTAAAGACAGTCAAGGATGACAGTAAACTGAAGAGCGATAGCAAAGAACAAAAAGTAATTGCTGAAAAAGAGAAGCCGAAAGTGTACAGAATACCCAAAAAACCCAAAGTTGATGAGTCTATCAAAGAAGTGAAAACTATCGATGCTTCATTAAGCAAAGAAAATAACAGTTCAATTGACGGACCCAAACCTTTGTCCAAGCGTAGAAGTACTCGATTAGCATCTCAGACTGACTCTAAAGCCAGCTCTGACAATGAGCACAGTGATGgtgaggccacacccaccagaAAGAGACGCAGAGCCTCCGGAGGAACAAGAGCAAGGATCCACTCCAGCTCTGAAGAATCAGAGATCAGCTCAGAAGACTACGAATCAGACACAGATCAACAAAGTGAGGGTGAAAGTCCCCGAGAACAGCACAAATCTAGCAAAATATCTCGTCATGATGGTAATAAAACCTCAAGAAAAAAGCCAAAACAGTCCAAAAAGATGCGATTGTCGAAGTCCCCTCCGATGATTGTAACACGATATAATCGGTCGGTGAAGCCCAACAAGCGCTATTACGATGCATGCACGGTGACAGAGGATGACTCTCAGAGCACGTTGGAGGAGACTACCGAGTGTTCCCAGGGCGAGGATGAACCACCTCCTCTCACTCGGACGCTGGACACCACCAGACCCTGTGACAATGGGGAGATGGAGATACAAGATAATGCCATATTAGCGGGAGATGAGAGGGTGGACATAGCATATGAGATGCTCAAACCCAAACCCAGACCACTCAAAGTTAAGAAAATTTTGCTCAGAGGAATACGATCGAGAAATAGGACAAACTCTAGAATCAATTTCTTTCAGCATAGGTAGTTGAAACACATTGTATATTTAATATTATTGTGGTCGTGTGTATTTATATTGTGAGGACTGGAAACTGCTCGGTAAAGATCGTTGCTACCAGTAATATTAttttgggggtggggctgctaaTGTGTGACCTCCATTTTACAAGCTGGTGAGAGAACTAGAAATGGCAGACCAAGAGGAGGCTAGTGATGATCGACAAATGAAGGTGGTTGTCCTGGGTGATGGAACCACGGGCAAGACATCACTGACCACCAGGTTCTCTCAGAATCATTTTGACAAGGATTATCATCAAACTATTGGACTGGACTTCTTTATGAAGAGACTCAAGATGCCAGGTACTAACAAGCCTACTGGCCCTATGGCCGTGTGTGGAAGTCTATTACTTGTGCAGGTGATGTGAACGTGACTCTACAGGTGTGGGACATTGGAGGGCAGGCTATTGGTGGGAAGATGCTTGACAACTACATCTATGGAGCTCATGTGAGTAGTAGTTGCCTTGGTATCTCTGTGCTgtaccctccccccccccccggcccTTGTGAGAGACTGTGCTATTATTGGTGTGTGTTTATGCTGTAATAATGATCTGCCATGCACAGTTGGTGCTGTTGGTGTATGACATCACCAACTACTCCAGCTTTGAGAACCTTGAAGACTGGCTGGCTGTGGTCACTAAGGTGTTTGCAGGAGCAGAGTCTCTACCACATATTGCACTAGTGGGGAATAAATGTGAGATAGCTAGTTCACACAATTATTGGTATTATTAAATGATACTCCTTCAGCTGACATGGAACACATGCGTACTGTGAGGAAGGAGAGACACACTAGTTTTGCAAAGCAGCACAAAATGTCAAGGTTGGTATATCAATGCGACTGAAGCATTCATTAAATTTTGTCATACACAATTTGGGgagttgttttgtacacaactGTTTATGCATGTGACCTGTGTGCCTGGACTctaatcagaggaggtacgacatccgcgtgtcatccACTCACACATACTACATtatattgaactttgacctaaggaatatAAAACATCTCCTTTGACACgcgatgtcgtacctcctctggactcTAATATCACACgcgatgtcgtacctcctctggactcTAATATCACAGTTTGGCCTTTTTGTAGTAGTAAAAGACTggtgggtaatttttgttggtgcacattttcgtatgaactattATAACTAAacattcgtacagctcaggatagtgggcgtggcccgaccgtCTCCCGcctacagctcaggatagtgggCGTAGAACCTATTGCAGTAGATGCTGTACAAtacaccatacgaaaataactcgCTAGAACGGTATTTATTTTGCGCTGTAAAATATCACTACAATTtatacagtggattgcagtgcacttgcaacagagaattgcctaacagcaaaaccacaattattCCATGTAATAGCTAAAATAGCCTAAACGCTAAACCTGTATCTGTACAGGCTTACAAAGATCTCTGGgagtggcttagtggttagggtggtggcttcgTAGATCatgttatagatagtacatgggcatgaggtatctatgtgttatagtgtcccatatcacgagggctttgcccgagggatgagggacactataaccatagataccgaatgcacatgtgctaactgatttagatcccacttttcattggctgcctcaggcaagaagtgtatctataaaagcagcaagccttagcaacagatttatttttgaaaatgtcctgttttgacaagctagatgatttctgcttcTCTGCTAAATAACCTTTcattggccttgcttcaacattCGAATGGAaaactagtgactccaccttgtgcaggaagcactctgcaacaaatgagcccagcctcctcttttctctgcactcaagccccacccccagctcagtaaactgttctgatatgtacagctagctagcaaggaacagcttgcagcaatgctacagtgcactatcgttcccaaaaagacacaggagtctactgtttgaaacatggctgcaggatagaaacagaagtcaggaggacgaagttgacaaatgctacaagttgaagacatgctttcatgcttgtgacaatggacccagaactgttataatcattggctcttagtgttcctcgtagagacaagaaaagatactggtgaaccctaccatcaacccagcaaacgctatagaaactggtagtgaaaaaactgaacagccatagctaattatcatgcagctagctacagctttattatcatttctgtgcattcaaaaaaattatacttgtactttataccctcaagcttataattccctgggaaactatgagattatggctcataattccctgctaaacacacacaagtgggatctaaatgatagataaggcgtgggttcaattccctcttgggggacttttcttcatttctttACAAATCAATAAGTAATTTCCCTAACTTTTGAATGCATCATGCTCCCTCCTGTCAAGTAAAtaatcaagttggggcgtcgcccggtttctgtgaaacgaagtttcacagaaaccgggcgacgacCCAACTTTCCCTTTTTGGTAGATTAGGTTTTGTTTTTTTTTCTTCTCAGATATGTGCTAGAATTATTCATTTTGTAGAATCAGAAGTGACCAAAATAACTATGCTAAGTATAATTTCCCCTTTCACCTGATTAATGATTATTCATATCTAActaaattgtggttttgctgtttgcattttgttgcaagtgcactacaATCCACTGTTACAGTTGTTATTGTGTTAACTTTATACCGTCCCCCTCCGTACAGCTTCTTTGTGTCTGCCAAGAATGATGACCTCATCAACAACATGTTCATGAGGATGGTTGCACATGTACTCAAGATCAAACTATCTAGCTCAGATCTGTCCAGGGTGGCCACCGTGGTTACTGCTAAGAtaatgtcacatgacaatgGAGGGACGACCAAGATAAGACAACCCGTAGAGAAAACTAAGAGTTCTTTCTGTACTGTTCAATGATGTAGAATGTTTACATGGCAACCCATTCACTCTTTGTTTTGTGCAATTGTTTTTGTGTCTGAAgaaaatttaattattgctggCAACTTCTGAGCCACTCCCCCAATTTTACTGCGCATGTGCTAACATCACTGGGCATGCGCAGTAAGGACAGCGACCTCGTGTACTGAAGAGAGAAAGGAGACGAAATGCCCACTTACTTCCAAAAGCCAGAGAATGCTCTGAAAAGGGCAAATGGTAGGATATCTAATATAACAACATTGTTAAATTTACTAGTGTCAATGTATTGGTACATAATTTGATGTAAATTTGATGTGATTTTGATATAATTTACCTTACACTTAATGTGCCCCCCTCTCCGCTACAGAGTTCATCAAGGTGGGAGAGAAGGAGTCTGCTTTGGCAGTACTTAACGATGTCCTGCGTAGTCGCAAGCATCGTGGGAAGTGGACGAGCACTCACGAGGACATCATGCGTCTCTTCACCCAGCTCTGTATTGACCTCCATCGCAGCTCCTATGCCAAGGACGGTCTCTACCAGTATCGCAACATCTGCAAGGAGACTAACCCAGCCTCTTTTGAGAAGGTCGTTAAAGAGTTTCTAGAAAATGCTGAGAACAAAGCGTCTGCTGCTCGTGCCAAATCAGAGCAAGCTGTACTACAAGACGTTGAGGACCTGGACAATGATGTCACCCCAgagaggtgggtgtggcctgggGTGGGCGGTAGCTGTGTATGACTATTAAAGACATGTTTTTTATGGTCATTACTTGTGTTTGTACTGGTGTCAACTTTATTAAGAAAAATATAAATTATTTGCTCTATGTTGTCCGTGTTAATACTTCTCTTTCTTTGCAGCCTCCTCCTAAGCACTGTGAGTGGGGAGGGGGCCAAGGAGCGCAGTGATCGTGTTCTCCTCACTCCCTGGGTCAAGTTCCTGTGGGAATCATATCGTAACATGCTCGAGCTGCTCAAGAACAACAACACTGTACAGACTGTGTACGCCTCAGTTGCCAAGGACGCATTCAAGTTCTGTCTCAACTTCCAGCGAAGGACAGAGTTCAGGAAACTATGTGACACGGTG of the Halichondria panicea chromosome 2, odHalPani1.1, whole genome shotgun sequence genome contains:
- the LOC135332251 gene encoding ras-related protein Rab-28-like — translated: MADQEEASDDRQMKVVVLGDGTTGKTSLTTRFSQNHFDKDYHQTIGLDFFMKRLKMPGDVNVTLQVWDIGGQAIGGKMLDNYIYGAHLVLLVYDITNYSSFENLEDWLAVVTKVFAGAESLPHIALVGNKSDMEHMRTVRKERHTSFAKQHKMSSFFVSAKNDDLINNMFMRMVAHVLKIKLSSSDLSRVATVVTAKIMSHDNGGTTKIRQPVEKTKSSFCTVQ
- the LOC135332237 gene encoding biorientation of chromosomes in cell division protein 1-like 1 — protein: MSKKKAPEPSLPSVDSVLNKLKSDGTFDQFRRTCLGYIQGEPSFRSYSEHLEVVSRRYLQSYKWRDSSTKNEVRGKLRDHALGVIVSPDIQVGTPLIDIVEKVLESKAKELLPKISESVEFLCEARAKQLVEAQAAKEAQEAQETIILPITAPLVANTPKSDYVDLSLPIDLPGLNTPPPAKPVKPQGVAGKQENKPKAIKKGTIDPQKAKAKPLSGLKTVKDDSKLKSDSKEQKVIAEKEKPKVYRIPKKPKVDESIKEVKTIDASLSKENNSSIDGPKPLSKRRSTRLASQTDSKASSDNEHSDGEATPTRKRRRASGGTRARIHSSSEESEISSEDYESDTDQQSEGESPREQHKSSKISRHDGNKTSRKKPKQSKKMRLSKSPPMIVTRYNRSVKPNKRYYDACTVTEDDSQSTLEETTECSQGEDEPPPLTRTLDTTRPCDNGEMEIQDNAILAGDERVDIAYEMLKPKPRPLKVKKILLRGIRSRNRTNSRINFFQHR